In one window of Arachis ipaensis cultivar K30076 chromosome B06, Araip1.1, whole genome shotgun sequence DNA:
- the LOC107604724 gene encoding ubiquitin-conjugating enzyme E2 22 — protein MATNENLPPNVIKQLAKELKNLDESPPEGIKVVVNDDDFSIIYADIDGPAGTPYENGVFRMKLLLSHDFPHSPPKGYFMTKIFHPNIATNGEICVNTLKKDWNPSLGLRHVLIVVRCLLIEPFPESALNEQAGKLLLENYEEYARLARLYTGIHAKAKPKFKSGAISESTTALNVDQTNTSVPNAEIKTAPSSAALPLQSLSSSTTTTRGNSQEQAAVVVTETTVNGSAATGKAVSSASAPLKREGGVAKAQADKKKIDARKKSLKRL, from the exons ATG GCAACTAACGAGAATCTTCCCCCAAATGTAATAAAGCAACTTGCCAAAGAGCTCAAAAATCTTGATGAATCCCCGCCAGAAGGGATTAAGGTTGTGGTAAATGATGATGATTTTTCAATCATTTATGCCGATATTGATGGTCCAG CTGGAACTCCCTATGAGAATGGAGTTTTCCGCATGAAGTTGTTACTGTCCCATGATTTTCCGCATTCTCCACCTAAAG GTTACTTCATGACCAAGATTTTTCATCCAAATATTGCAACCAATGGAGAGATTTGTGTGAACACGCTTAAAAAAGATTGGAACCCGAGCCTTGGGTTACGCCATGTTCTTATT GTTGTTAGATGTCTATTGATTGAACCCTTTCCAGAATCAGCTCTAAATGAGCAGGCTGGCAAGCTGCTGCTTGAAAATTATGAGGAATATGCTAGACTTGCCAG GCTTTACACTGGAATTCATGCAAAAGCAAAACCCAAATTTAAAAGTGGAGCTATTTCTGAATCGACAACCGCCCTAAATGTTGATCAAACAAACACCTCAGTGCCTAACGCTGAAATAAAAACCGCTCCATCAAGTGCAGCCCTGCCATTGCAGTCTTTATCCTCCTCAACCACCACGACAAGAGGAAACAGTCAAGAACAGGCAGCAGTTGTGGTGACTGAGACTACTGTCAATGGTTCTGCCGCCACCGGTAAGGCAGTTTCTTCTGCTTCAGCACCACTAAAGAGGGAAGGTGGAGTGGCAAAAGCTCAGGCAGACAAGAAGAAGATAGATGCCAGAAAGAAGAGTTTGAAAAGATTGTAA
- the LOC110263791 gene encoding uncharacterized protein LOC110263791, which yields MQELRHRMQDLERRLADRERDQHTPEQSHSRSRSRSRSRRTPSPQDEFESTGGRGRARRRRDPVIYARHEGQRTRNRGDEDTRRESDEGRTTGTRGPVIMGATPFHRSILEVRLPKHFDKPTNMRYDGTQDPLGHLTAFEGSVTQFSDISHAFLAQFTTRIAKAKHPINLLGVTQRAGEPTKKYLDRFNDECLEIDGLTDSVASLCLTNGLLNEDFRKHLITRPVRTMQEIQCVAKEYINDEEVSRVVAANKWQPPYNQARHYEGGEKQKKHARDGGPSKAPKPFPRVGKFTNYTPLTAPITEVYQQIAEKGILSRPRPLKDRTGGNKSLYCEYHKGYGHKTQDCFDLKDALEQAIRDGKLADFSHLIREPRRRNRDQDSKDRSRAIRRRQEPEGDNHGLTVVNVVTARNFAPRSKSAQKKDAKILAVSSSSARSSRGLPSISFGPEDQWFDEVPESLPMVITARVGTGLVKLILVDTGADSNIMFRNVFDALGLRDADLATHQHGVVGLGDHFIKPYGIISLPTSLG from the exons atgcaagagctaCGCCACAGAATGCAAGACTTGGAGCGCCGGCTAGCAGATAGGGAACGCGACCAACACACCCCAGAGCAGAGTCACTCCCGCTCTCGCTCCAGGAGTCGCTCCAGACGTACGCCTAGCCCCCAAGATGAATTCGAAAGCACCGGGGGGAGAGGGCGTGCGAGAAGACGTCGTGACCCCGTCATTTACGCCAGACACGAGGGACAGCGTACCAGGAACCGCGGAGACGAGGACACTCGTCGAGAAAGCGACGAAGGAAGAACGACGGGAACACGGGGACCCGTAATAATGGGAGCGACCCCATTCCACCGTTCCATACTCGAAGTCCGGCtgccaaaacactttgacaagccaacgaACATGAGGTACGATGGAACACAAGACCCACTGGGACACctcacggcctttgag GGCTCGGTAACCcaattctccgacatcagccacGCCTTCCTGGCTCAGTTCACGACCAGGATCGCCAAAGCCAAGCATCCGATCAATTTGCTGGGAGTGACCCAGAGAGCCGGGGAGCCGACCAAGAAATACTTAGATCGTTTCAACGATGAATGCTTGGAAATTGACGGGCTGACGGACTCAGTGGCGAGCTTGTGCTTAACGAATGGGCTCCTGAATGAAGACTTCAGAAAGCACCTTATCACGAGGCCGGTACGGACCATGCAGGAGATCCAGTGCGTGGCTAAGGAGTACATTAACGACGAAGAAGTCAGCagggtcgtggctgccaataaatGGCAACCCCCCTACAACCAAGCCCGACACTACGAGGGTGGAGAAAAACAGAAGaaacacgccagggacggcggtccgagCAAAGCGCCAAAGCCATTTCCCCGAGTCGGGAAATTCACCAACTATACCCCCCTTACGGCTCCGATCAcggaagtttaccaacagatagccgAGAAAGGGATACTATCAAgaccccgacctctgaaggacagGACGGGGGGAAATAAGAGCCTTTACTGCGAATATCACAAGGGatacgggcacaagacccaagactgcttcgatcTAAAGGATGCCCTGGAGCAAGCAATCAGGGATGGAAAGCTCGCCGACTTCTCCCACCTCATAAGGGAACCGAGGAGACGAAATCGGGATCAGGATAGCAAGGACAGGTCCCGGGCAATAAGACGACGTCAAGAACCCGAGGGGGACAaccacggtctcacggtggtGAACGTAGTAACAGCGAGAAATTTCGCCCCGAGGTCGAAATCGGCGCAGAAAAAAGACGCCAAGATCCTCGCGGTCTCCTCCTCATCCGCTAGAAGTTCCCGGGGACTCCCATCAATCTCTTTCGGCCCCgaggaccaatggttcgacgaggTACCGGAAAGTCTCCCCATGGTTATCACGGCCAGAGTCGGAACCGGACTCGTCAAACTGATCCTAGTAGACACGGGAGcggactcgaacatcatgtttcgCAACGTTTTTGATGCCTTGGGACTGCGTGATGCCGATCtggcgacccaccagcacggcGTGGTAGGGCTGggagaccacttcatcaagccataTGGGATCATCTCACTCCCGACCTCCCTGGGATAA
- the LOC107604723 gene encoding uncharacterized protein LOC107604723 isoform X1, which translates to MQQSVSLLRVRDPLYKRMGASRLTRFAIDDERRMKILKMGGAEELLNMLSTAKDDRTRKAALEALAALSQSDKVLASLHNAGAISIIRSAPNSLEDAEVEKFKLSLLKRFQDLRVSYEEIDGISNWMQIFLLGS; encoded by the exons ATGCAGCAGTCAGTTTCACTTTTGCGCGTCAGGGATCCCTTGTATAAAAGGATGGGAGCTTCTAGGTTGACTCGATTCGCAATAGATG ATGAAAGAAGGATGAAGATACTCAAGATGGGTGGAGCTGAAGAGCTCTTAAATATGTTAAGCACGGCTAAGGATGACCGCACACGAAAAGCAGCTTTGGAGGCTCTTGCTGCACTGTCACAATCAG ATAAAGTTCTTGCATCCCTGCACAATGCTGGGGCCATTTCAATCATTAGGTCTGCACCAAATTCACTTGAGGATGCAGAAGTTGAGAAATTCAAGTTGAGCTTGTTGAAGAGGTTCCAGGATCTGAG GGTTTCGTATGAAGAAATTGACGGAATTTCGAACTGGATGCAAATATTTTTGCTTGGTAGTTAA
- the LOC107604723 gene encoding uncharacterized protein LOC107604723 isoform X3 — protein MQQSVSLLRVRDPLYKRMGASRLTRFAIDDERRMKILKMGGAEELLNMLSTAKDDRTRKAALEALAALSQSDKVLASLHNAGAISIIRSAPNSLEDAEVEKFKLSLLKRFQDLS, from the exons ATGCAGCAGTCAGTTTCACTTTTGCGCGTCAGGGATCCCTTGTATAAAAGGATGGGAGCTTCTAGGTTGACTCGATTCGCAATAGATG ATGAAAGAAGGATGAAGATACTCAAGATGGGTGGAGCTGAAGAGCTCTTAAATATGTTAAGCACGGCTAAGGATGACCGCACACGAAAAGCAGCTTTGGAGGCTCTTGCTGCACTGTCACAATCAG ATAAAGTTCTTGCATCCCTGCACAATGCTGGGGCCATTTCAATCATTAGGTCTGCACCAAATTCACTTGAGGATGCAGAAGTTGAGAAATTCAAGTTGAGCTTGTTGAAGAGGTTCCAGGATCTGAG TTAA
- the LOC107604723 gene encoding uncharacterized protein LOC107604723 isoform X2: MQQSVSLLRVRDPLYKRMGASRLTRFAIDDERRMKILKMGGAEELLNMLSTAKDDRTRKAALEALAALSQSDKVLASLHNAGAISIIRSAPNSLEDAEVEKFKLSLLKRFQDLRYDLSS, translated from the exons ATGCAGCAGTCAGTTTCACTTTTGCGCGTCAGGGATCCCTTGTATAAAAGGATGGGAGCTTCTAGGTTGACTCGATTCGCAATAGATG ATGAAAGAAGGATGAAGATACTCAAGATGGGTGGAGCTGAAGAGCTCTTAAATATGTTAAGCACGGCTAAGGATGACCGCACACGAAAAGCAGCTTTGGAGGCTCTTGCTGCACTGTCACAATCAG ATAAAGTTCTTGCATCCCTGCACAATGCTGGGGCCATTTCAATCATTAGGTCTGCACCAAATTCACTTGAGGATGCAGAAGTTGAGAAATTCAAGTTGAGCTTGTTGAAGAGGTTCCAGGATCTGAGGTATGATTTGTCTTCATGA
- the LOC110263792 gene encoding breast cancer anti-estrogen resistance protein 1-like, whose translation MWSATVPLISFECIEWHATDRVRRQFGLTQGVPSEERDLGASHGEVLTGPKNQDWANTHSRWVMQWTNRYSHILSEDLEHLHYPLEIYMHWYRDAYGDPLQLSNLVFEENPEGPPPPPPAPEPEPEPAAVPPPPPPPEPPQQGVEYFAPYVPNTHPSDYYSVPVPSHQQFWGGPHFEYGEQPSFNQLLGFMASGSHHTYSGNYVDIPTDHQAHLGGITPARRSFDLRSRVRTSSDNSGVRMSVDSSRSTEAAGGIIQSGNPRRIPITLPHEETDNYLVDHPEDEVRPQVKKVKVTTSELILHVGVQTGIHHPPLTGLQRSAESYTKI comes from the exons ATGTGGAGTGCCACAGTGCCACTTATATCTTTTGAATGCATCGAGTGGCATGCAACTGATAGAGTCAGGAGGCAATTTGGATTGACACAGGGTGTTCCTAGTGAAGAGCGGGATCTAGGTGCATCACACGGCGAAGTTCTAACTGGGCCTAAGAATCAAGATTGGGCCAATACCCACTCGCGTTGGGTGATGCAATGGACCAATCGATATAGTCACATTCTATCTGAAGACTTGGAGCATTTACATTATCCGTTGGAAATTTACATGCATTGGTACCGAGATGCATATGGTGACCCCTTGCAATTGTCGAACCTTGTTTTTGAAGAGAATCCAGAAggtcctccaccaccaccaccggcaCCAGAACCGGAACCGGAACCGGCAGCCGTACCTCCACCACCACCGCCACCGGAACCGCCTCAACAAGGGGTTGAGTATTTTGCACCATATGTTCCTAACACGCATCCGTCTGATTATTACTCAGTGCCAGTCCCGTCACATCAACAATTTTGGGGTGGTCCACATTTTGAGTATGGAGAGCAACCTTCATTCAATCAGCTGCTTGGTTTCATGGCATCAGGGTCGCACCACACATATTCAGGTAATTATGTTGACATTCCCACCGACCATCAAGCACATTTGGGTGGTATTACTCCAGCTAGGAGGTCATTCGATTTGAGATCTCGGGTTCGCACTTCATCTGATAATTCTGGTGTCAGAATGTCTGTTGACTCGAGTAGAAGTACTGAAGCGGCGGGAGGGATCATACAAAGTGGAAACCCTAGACGTATTCCGATTACTCTTCCTCATGAGGAAACTGATAACTACTTAGTCGACCATCCAGAGGATGAG GTACGGCCACAAGTGAAAAAGGTAAAGGTTACAACCTCAGAGCTGATCCTCCACGTCGGAGTGCAAACCGGTATACACCATCCGCCTTTAACAGGATTGCAAAGAAGTGCAGAAAGTTATACAAAGATATGA